The following proteins come from a genomic window of Ovis canadensis isolate MfBH-ARS-UI-01 breed Bighorn chromosome 22, ARS-UI_OviCan_v2, whole genome shotgun sequence:
- the SFXN3 gene encoding sideroflexin-3 isoform X1 — protein sequence MGELPLDINIREPRWDQSTFLGRARHFFTVTDPRNLLLSGAQLEASRNIIQNYRAGVIMPGLTEDQLWRAKYVYDSAFHPDTGEKVVLIGRMSAQVPMNMTITGCMLIFYRKTPTVVFWQWLNQSFNAVVNYSNRSGDAPITVGQLGTAYVSATTGAVATALGLKSLTKHLPPLVGRFVPFAAVAAANCINIPLMRQRELQVGIPVTNEQGQRLGYSVAAAKQGIFQVVISRICMAIPAMAIPPVIMDTLEKKDFLKRRPWLGAPLQMGLVGFCLVFATPLCCALFPQRSSIHVNRLEPELRAQIQEQNPSIEVVYYNKGL from the exons ATGGGTGAGTTGCCTTTAGATATCAATATCCGGGAACCTCGCTGGGACCAAAGCACTTTCCTAGGCAGAGCCCGGCACTTCTTCACCGTGACGGACCCCCGAAATCTGCTGTTGTCTGGGGCACAGCTGGAAGCTTCCCGGAATATCATACAGAACTACAG GGCTGGAGTGATAATGCCAGGGCTCACCGAGGACCAGCTGTGGAGGGCCAAGTACGTGTACGACTCTGCCTTCCATCCAGACACAGGAGAAAAGGTGGTCCTGATTGGCCGCATGTCAGCGCAGGTGCCCATGAACATGACCATCACCGGCTGCATGCTCATCTTCTACAG GAAGACCCCAACCGTGGTGTTCTGGCAGTGGCTGAATCAGTCCTTCAACGCCGTCGTGAACTACTCCAACCGCAGCGGTGACGCTCCCATCACTGTAGG GCAGCTGGGAACGGCGTACGTGAGTGCCACCACCGGGGCTGTGGCCACGGCCCTGGGACTCAAATCCCTGACCAAG CATCTTCCCCCGCTGGTTGGCAGATTTGTGCCCTTTGCAGCTGTTGCAGCTGCCAACTGCATCAACATCCCCCTGATGAGGCAAAG ggagCTGCAGGTGGGCATCCCAGTGACCAATGAACAGGGTCAGAGGCTTGGCTATTCTGTGGCTGCAGCCAAGCAAGGAATCTTCCAGGTGGTGATATCAAGAATCTGCATGGCGATTCCTGCCATGG CTATTCCCCCGGTGATCATggacaccctggagaagaaagactTCCTGAAG CGCCGCCCCTGGCTGGGGGCCCCGCTGCAGAtgggcctggtgggcttctg CCTGGTATTTGCCACTCCCCTGTGCTGTGCCCTGTTCCCCCAGAGAAG CTCCATACACGTGAACAGGCTGGAGCCGGAGCTGAGAGCTCAGATTCAGGAGCAAAACCCCAGCATCGAAGTGGTTTACTACAACAAGGGGCTCTGA
- the SFXN3 gene encoding sideroflexin-3 isoform X2 — translation MPGLTEDQLWRAKYVYDSAFHPDTGEKVVLIGRMSAQVPMNMTITGCMLIFYRKTPTVVFWQWLNQSFNAVVNYSNRSGDAPITVGQLGTAYVSATTGAVATALGLKSLTKHLPPLVGRFVPFAAVAAANCINIPLMRQRELQVGIPVTNEQGQRLGYSVAAAKQGIFQVVISRICMAIPAMAIPPVIMDTLEKKDFLKRRPWLGAPLQMGLVGFCLVFATPLCCALFPQRSSIHVNRLEPELRAQIQEQNPSIEVVYYNKGL, via the exons ATGCCAGGGCTCACCGAGGACCAGCTGTGGAGGGCCAAGTACGTGTACGACTCTGCCTTCCATCCAGACACAGGAGAAAAGGTGGTCCTGATTGGCCGCATGTCAGCGCAGGTGCCCATGAACATGACCATCACCGGCTGCATGCTCATCTTCTACAG GAAGACCCCAACCGTGGTGTTCTGGCAGTGGCTGAATCAGTCCTTCAACGCCGTCGTGAACTACTCCAACCGCAGCGGTGACGCTCCCATCACTGTAGG GCAGCTGGGAACGGCGTACGTGAGTGCCACCACCGGGGCTGTGGCCACGGCCCTGGGACTCAAATCCCTGACCAAG CATCTTCCCCCGCTGGTTGGCAGATTTGTGCCCTTTGCAGCTGTTGCAGCTGCCAACTGCATCAACATCCCCCTGATGAGGCAAAG ggagCTGCAGGTGGGCATCCCAGTGACCAATGAACAGGGTCAGAGGCTTGGCTATTCTGTGGCTGCAGCCAAGCAAGGAATCTTCCAGGTGGTGATATCAAGAATCTGCATGGCGATTCCTGCCATGG CTATTCCCCCGGTGATCATggacaccctggagaagaaagactTCCTGAAG CGCCGCCCCTGGCTGGGGGCCCCGCTGCAGAtgggcctggtgggcttctg CCTGGTATTTGCCACTCCCCTGTGCTGTGCCCTGTTCCCCCAGAGAAG CTCCATACACGTGAACAGGCTGGAGCCGGAGCTGAGAGCTCAGATTCAGGAGCAAAACCCCAGCATCGAAGTGGTTTACTACAACAAGGGGCTCTGA
- the SFXN3 gene encoding sideroflexin-3 isoform X3, translating to MPGLTEDQLWRAKYVYDSAFHPDTGEKVVLIGRMSAQVPMNMTITGCMLIFYRQTPTVVFWQWLNQSFNAVVNYSNRSGDAPITVGQLGTAYVSATTGAVATALGLKSLTKHLPPLVGRFVPFAAVAAANCINIPLMRQRELQVGIPVTNEQGQRLGYSVAAAKQGIFQVVISRICMAIPAMAIPPVIMDTLEKKDFLKRRPWLGAPLQMGLVGFCLVFATPLCCALFPQRSSIHVNRLEPELRAQIQEQNPSIEVVYYNKGL from the exons ATGCCAGGGCTCACCGAGGACCAGCTGTGGAGGGCCAAGTACGTGTACGACTCTGCCTTCCATCCAGACACAGGAGAAAAGGTGGTCCTGATTGGCCGCATGTCAGCGCAGGTGCCCATGAACATGACCATCACCGGCTGCATGCTCATCTTCTACAGGCAG ACCCCAACCGTGGTGTTCTGGCAGTGGCTGAATCAGTCCTTCAACGCCGTCGTGAACTACTCCAACCGCAGCGGTGACGCTCCCATCACTGTAGG GCAGCTGGGAACGGCGTACGTGAGTGCCACCACCGGGGCTGTGGCCACGGCCCTGGGACTCAAATCCCTGACCAAG CATCTTCCCCCGCTGGTTGGCAGATTTGTGCCCTTTGCAGCTGTTGCAGCTGCCAACTGCATCAACATCCCCCTGATGAGGCAAAG ggagCTGCAGGTGGGCATCCCAGTGACCAATGAACAGGGTCAGAGGCTTGGCTATTCTGTGGCTGCAGCCAAGCAAGGAATCTTCCAGGTGGTGATATCAAGAATCTGCATGGCGATTCCTGCCATGG CTATTCCCCCGGTGATCATggacaccctggagaagaaagactTCCTGAAG CGCCGCCCCTGGCTGGGGGCCCCGCTGCAGAtgggcctggtgggcttctg CCTGGTATTTGCCACTCCCCTGTGCTGTGCCCTGTTCCCCCAGAGAAG CTCCATACACGTGAACAGGCTGGAGCCGGAGCTGAGAGCTCAGATTCAGGAGCAAAACCCCAGCATCGAAGTGGTTTACTACAACAAGGGGCTCTGA